ATCTCAGATCTAATAATGTAATATATTAACTATATTATTTTGCTagtttatttgtaaattgttccaaaatttttaatttttcaactaattaagaaaattcaaatttttataaggagtaaatttattgaattatcTATAAACCTTGtcagcttttttttttttttaatacttattCTATTATTTCATAAAGGTATTGcaatattatattgttgagACATTTTCCCaagcttttttaaaaaaaaaactatatgtccttaatttagaaaaaaaaattaggagctcttccaaatataacataattagttttataaattaagtCCAGGACATATCATTTTTgtccaaaaatgacaaaattcaAGTCTACCCCACATTTGGAAAAtgcaaaattacaaaattactcTCTAGaactataaacatttttacGCATTATTTGATGTGttgttgatacacttgatgtgTTTTTTAAACACTTGTTATTCTTGCTGATACACTCGATAAACTAAATAACACTTGATACacataatttgtttgatatacttgatatgTTGTTGAACTTTGCAAATACActcaatcaattaaatacaTTGATGCACTAAACATAATACGTTTGTTGCATTGTCGATACATTTGTTACGATTTGTTCATACACTTGATGAGTTTAATACACTCTCtctataagtttgatacaccAAATACACTACTGATAAACGTTTTATACTTCACCGATACACTTGAAAAATTCAATGCACTTGATACAGTTCATATGTTTGATACCCTTGATGTATTGATACACTTTCTATATCTACCGATACActcaattgattaaaatacACTTGAGATTCTCTGTTGATACACTTAATATACTTCACTAGTAAACATTGatacatattatatgtttgatacactaAGTTATATCATTCATGtacttaataatactaaaaCGAATGTATATCAACCAACTAACAGTTTAATACTAAAATGGATGTTGTGAATTATTTTGGactaaaagattaaaaagaagaaactctAAAAGAGTTTGGAAAATTATAAAGTCTCACGAAAAAGACAGAATTTCAAAGTCATAAACCATAAAGGTTGGACCCAAATTCGCcttggaaaataaaatagtttagatcATAGACTTGAACCAAGCTACGTTCAATCTTGACCAAGGTTGAAGTTGAAGCCTTCCTTTTCAACGAATTGGTTGATTGATCATTAACCCAACTAAACATGGAGATCAAGAGAGGAATAAGGTATGCCAAATATATCATAGGTGATCAAATCCTCTTTATTTTACATCtctcaaagaaagaaagaaaagtaaactAAAACAAGGGTAGTGATGAAACCACGTAACAAAAGGGTATTTGTGAtcgaaatcaaaattaaaaatcaaaaacaaaaagaagaagaaaagatccCTTTGAAGAAATACCACAAGATAATTTTGTGTCTTAAATGAAACCTCTGATCTTctagttgtttttctttttgacaaaCCATTCTCCTTCCTCCacgttttcttattttttgtattttccaaCCGTCTccatcaaatattaaaaaatatccaaaacaATGATATATGATAacaatttcttcttcaacaaactGAAACTaataatacattattattacttctaTTATCTCTTAAACCGTGCGGTGGCGCCGCCGTAGAACCATGGCTTCGGCCTTCCATTATTAcagctgctgctgctgcttcTTTTCCATAAATGGTGGGAAAGGCAATAATAGAGTTTCTCCAGTGAGGCCGAGGGCAGTGGCTCCTAATTTTGAggtaatatatttctttaatactTTGCCCTTCATAATCTAACATCTCTTATTTATGCTTAAaatactctttttttattttttacaactATGGAGTGTAAATggtttgtgaattttttaactcaaaaaccaaaacaaaggTTAGGAAATGGAAGcttaattaatgttataaaGCTTGGtggtatatataaattttgtatgtatGTAATGACAGGAAGAGAAAGTGATCAAGTTGGGGGGTTCTGAAGTGAAGGTAAGTAGGCTTGGAATTGGAGCTTGGTCTTGGGGAGATAACATCTATTGGAATAATAATAGCTTTGATTGGGATGGTACATTTCATCTCTAgctctttctctctcaaaataataatatatcatgtgtattttgatttcttttttctattcactAACTATTTTggttaaacaaaatttcttacCAAAGTTAAtgtagagaaagaagagattgAGATTGGTAATACAgaaattgttgttttctttttttcctggAAAATGATGAAAGGAAAGGAGAGAGAGTTGTTATGTTCCTATAAACTACAAAGCCAAAATTGATGTTAAGATAGTGATTAATGTCGTATCTGCTAACGTATACTTGGATTGAATAATTGATGTTtggaaattttctttcttggcGTGTGACTTCAGATAGGAAGATGAAAGCTGCTAAAGCTGCTTTTAATGCCAGTATTGACAATGGCATTACGTTCATTGATACTGCTGAAATTTATGGCGCTCCAGTGAGATATatcactattttatttttgttaatatagtTCTCGTCTGGtaacaattttattctttttttaaaaaaaaattatgccTATTTTTGTTGTACTTGTTACAAtgatttgcatttttcttaaacataatagttaaattcttaatcaaattaaaaaaaaaaaaaaaacaaaacaacttttgtcttgtttttttaaaactattggTAGAATGTagataacaaataaagaaagctGAAGGCTGAAGCAGTATctataacttaattttttttaaaaaaaaaaactaataacaaaatagttaacAAACGAGGTCTGTGTTGTTAATTATGTTCCAAAAGTGACATTTGCTAATTGAAATCGTTAATTCCTTTTCTTATGCAGTACACGTTAGGCTCAATAAATTCAGAAACTCTTCTAGGAAGGTATTGTTTGAAACACTAAgggaatatttgaaaaacaactttaaacgGGTGGATTGTTCTATTACAGCACACTGCATACGTTTGAGACTTCAATATCAGTTAGTGTTTACAActattataataatctataaTTAACTGCataatattactattttaattctctttaCACTTTTAACTATTTGATATAACATTTACTATTTActcatcatttatatttttctcttttgttgctacatttcctattttctttccaaaactaaaatgatatgCACTCTAAACACAAACTAtcatatataacatataattaactataacAACCAACTCTCATCAGTGTTCTAAACACCCATAAAATCAGTTTAggaatatttatgtttatctTGTTCGTTttgtttcttatctttttaagAGACTAGATTATTTtgataacaatttttctttttagtttcttaataatttagaaCTAAGAAATACATAAACAATTATCAAgcaattttttctcttaaaagatgagaaacaaaaaacaagaaactttATCAACGAATTTGTAGTAATTATCAAATGCTTAATTATGTTTCTATAAACTACAAAGCAAAAAGTATGTCACTTTTTAACGACCCCTAAGGTTATGCATTAGTGGCAGCCACTTGCTCGAAATCcttctaataaaaaacaattccaagtttttctttagattcattaaagaaagaaagcgaAAGGATCCTGGATTTGAGATCACAATTGCTACCAAATATGCGGTTTTTCCATGGAGGCTCGGTCGTCACAGTGTCGTAAGTGTTCTCAAAGAATCACTTTGTCGTCTCGGTCTCGAATCGGTTGACTTGTATCAACTTCATTGGTATGCGCTGCTCTTTAAACTCTCTTCTCATGTTCTTGTTTTACTGTAGTTATTTACTCATCGATCCCTTTGAATTTCAGGCCTGGAATATGGGGAAATGAAGGTTTGTTCAAAGTAGTTTGaaagttatttgaattttttttttcttttgaaggaTTTAATGACCATATGATTGTGAAGAAGAAGCCTAATTAAGTTCATaaagaaatcatttttcaGAGTATATTGATGGTCTTGGAGATGCTGTTGAGCAAGGACTTGTGAAGGGTGTTGGTGTTTCTAATTATAATGGTATATGTTCTAATCttaattttggtatatatacaaacttaattaataatgtgATGGCAAaccttttataatttttgttgtcctataaaaatgaaatatatttgttaataaaagTGTGTAGTTCTGGTCGTATATGTatcctattttcttctataaatTTCCACtgcatgcatgcatgcatgtCATGTTGTGTTTATGTcttatattcattttctataaTGTAGAGAAGCGACTTCGAGATGCGtatgaaaaactaaagaaaagaGGTATTCCACTAGCTTCAAATCAAGTGAATTATAGCCTCATATATAGATTACCTGAAGAGAACGGTGTGAAGGCTGCTTGTGATGAACT
This is a stretch of genomic DNA from Cucumis sativus cultivar 9930 chromosome 4, Cucumber_9930_V3, whole genome shotgun sequence. It encodes these proteins:
- the LOC101208824 gene encoding uncharacterized oxidoreductase At1g06690, chloroplastic isoform X1 gives rise to the protein MASAFHYYSCCCCFFSINGGKGNNRVSPVRPRAVAPNFEEEKVIKLGGSEVKVSRLGIGAWSWGDNIYWNNNSFDWDVHVRLNKFRNSSRKVLFETLREYLKNNFKRVDCSITAHCIRLRLQYQFIKERKRKDPGFEITIATKYAVFPWRLGRHSVVSVLKESLCRLGLESVDLYQLHWPGIWGNEEYIDGLGDAVEQGLVKGVGVSNYNEKRLRDAYEKLKKRGIPLASNQVNYSLIYRLPEENGVKAACDELGVTLIAYAPLAQGVLTGKYTPTNPPIGLRSLVYSSEFLAKLQPLLNLIRDIGEKYNKSPTLVVLNWLIAQGNVVPIPGAKNEEQAIEFVGALGWRISNEEIHELRSFASKLQPLFGLPFERL
- the LOC101208824 gene encoding uncharacterized oxidoreductase At1g06690, chloroplastic isoform X4, with the protein product MASAFHYYSCCCCFFSINGGKGNNRVSPVRPRAVAPNFEEEKVIKLGGSEVKVSRLGIGAWSWGDNIYWNNNSFDWDVHVRLNKFRNSSRKVLFETLREYLKNNFKRVDCSITAHCIRLRLQYQFIKERKRKDPGFEITIATKYAVFPWRLGRHSVVSVLKESLCRLGLESVDLYQLHWPGIWGNEEYIDGLGDAVEQGLVKGVGVSNYNEKRLRDAYEKLKKRGIPLASNQVNYSLIYRLPEENGVKAACDELGVTLIAYAPLAQGVLTGKYTPTNPPIGLRSLVYSSEFLAKLQPLLNLIRDIGEKWC
- the LOC101208824 gene encoding uncharacterized oxidoreductase At1g06690, chloroplastic isoform X3, whose amino-acid sequence is MASAFHYYSCCCCFFSINGGKGNNRVSPVRPRAVAPNFEEEKVIKLGGSEVKVSRLGIGAWSWGDNIYWNNNSFDWDVHVRLNKFRNSSRKVLFETLREYLKNNFKRVDCSITAHCIRLRLQYQFIKERKRKDPGFEITIATKYAVFPWRLGRHSVVSVLKESLCRLGLESVDLYQLHWPGIWGNEEYIDGLGDAVEQGLVKGVGVSNYNEKRLRDAYEKLKKRGIPLASNQVNYSLIYRLPEENGVKAACDELGVTLIAYAPLAQGVLTGKYTPTNPPIGLRSLVYSSEFLAKVVLNWLIAQGNVVPIPGAKNEEQAIEFVGALGWRISNEEIHELRSFASKLQPLFGLPFERL
- the LOC101208824 gene encoding uncharacterized oxidoreductase At1g06690, chloroplastic isoform X2, giving the protein MASAFHYYSCCCCFFSINGGKGNNRVSPVRPRAVAPNFEEEKVIKLGGSEVKVSRLGIGAWSWGDNIYWNNNSFDWDDRKMKAAKAAFNASIDNGITFIDTAEIYGAPYTLGSINSETLLGRFIKERKRKDPGFEITIATKYAVFPWRLGRHSVVSVLKESLCRLGLESVDLYQLHWPGIWGNEEYIDGLGDAVEQGLVKGVGVSNYNEKRLRDAYEKLKKRGIPLASNQVNYSLIYRLPEENGVKAACDELGVTLIAYAPLAQGVLTGKYTPTNPPIGLRSLVYSSEFLAKLQPLLNLIRDIGEKYNKSPTLVVLNWLIAQGNVVPIPGAKNEEQAIEFVGALGWRISNEEIHELRSFASKLQPLFGLPFERL